Proteins from a single region of Punica granatum isolate Tunisia-2019 chromosome 8, ASM765513v2, whole genome shotgun sequence:
- the LOC116188240 gene encoding serine/threonine/tyrosine-protein kinase HT1 → MDEEASSWIRRAKFSHTVCHRLDPSKLSSIPFNIEVERNARLKSRPSTTITSPKSTACEPRIQKLTHKQRSLSPLPETALSDAFKEAKSSQRRFSTPVPQRKGLNKSILSHKESRDPKTSNSISSSNKSPLRQLASMRINDKSKGRKESAWSKYFDHGGGRVVAVETEEWAVDMSQLFLGLRFAHGAHSRLYHGIYMDEPVAVKIIRVPDDDENGSLAARLEKQFTREAIILSHLHHHNVIKFVAACKKPPVYCIITEYLSEGSLRAFLHKLERKSIPLQKLLSISLDMARGMEYVHSQGVIHRDLKPENILIDENFHLKIADFGIACDAAHCDTLADDPGTYRWMAPEMIKRKSYGRKVDVYSFGLILWEMVAGAIPYEDMTPVQAAYAVLNKRLRPEIPKHCPPALQALIEQCWCVHPEKRPEFWQIIKVLEEFESSFARDGTLKLAQIPACSDPKKGLRHWIQKLGPINHQNNSPSMPKPKFA, encoded by the exons ATGGATGAAGAGGCCAGTTCTTGGATTAGGCGGGCAAAGTTCTCTCACACTGTTTGCCACCGCCTAGACCCTTCAAAGTTGTCCTCAATTCCTTTTAATATTGAGGTAGAACGAAATGCTAGGCTAAAATCACGACCTTCAACAACTATCACAAGCCCGAAATCAACTGCCTGCGAACCACGGATTCAGAAATTAACCCATAAGCAGAGGTCCCTATCCCCACTTCCTGAGACCGCCCTTTCTGATGCATTCAAGGAGGCTAAATCCAGTCAGAGGCGGTTTTCAACTCCTGTTCCACAGAGGAAAGGACTCAACAAGTCAATCCTGTCTCATAAGGAGTCTCGTGATCCCAAGACATCAAATTCCATCTCTTCATCAAATAAAAGCCCATTAAGGCAACTTGCTTCAATGAGAATTAATGATAAATCGAAGGGCAGAAAGGAATCGGCCTGGTCAAAGTATTTTGACCATGGAGGTGGTAGAGTTGTAGCTGTGGAAACAGAAGAATGGGCTGTGGATATGTCCCAGCTCTTTCTTGGGCTTAGATTCGCCCATGGGGCACATAGCCGACTCTATCATGGGATCTACATGGATGAGCCTGTCGCTGTGAAAATTATTAGGGTCCCAGATGATGATGAAAATGGATCTCTAGCTGCTAGATTGGAGAAGCAATTCACCAGGGAAGCTATTATTTTGTCCCACCTTCATCATCATAATGTGATAAAA TTCGTGGCAGCTTGCAAGAAGCCTCCAGTTTATTGCATCATCACGGAGTATCTCTCAGAAGGGTCCTTGAGGGCATTCTTACACAAGCTTGAGCGCAAATCAATTCCCTTGCAGAAGCTTCTTTCAATATCTCTCGATATGGCTCGAGGAATGGAGTATGTTCATTCCCAGGGGGTCATTCACCGTGACCTCAAACCTGAGAACATACTAATCGATGAGAACTTCCACTTAAAGATTGCTGATTTCGGAATAGCCTGTGATGCTGCTCACTGTGACACTCTTGCTGACGATCCCGGGACCTACCGATGGATGGCCCCCGAGATGATCAAGCGTAAATCCTATGGTCGAAAGGTTGATGTCTACAGCTTTGGGCTTATACTCTGGGAAATGGTGGCAGGAGCAATCCCCTATGAGGATATGACTCCCGTGCAAGCTGCTTATGCTGTACTTAATAAG CGCTTGAGACCGGAAATTCCAAAGCACTGCCCACCTGCCCTCCAAGCGCTCATTGAGCAATGCTGGTGTGTCCATCCCGAAAAGAGGCCTGAGTTCTGGCAGATAATTAAGGTGCTTGAAGAGTTCGAGTCCTCATTTGCTCGGGATGGAACTTTGAAACTGGCGCAGATACCAGCCTGCTCCGATCCCAAGAAAGGGCTTCGCCACTGGATTCAAAAGCTGGGCCCGATAAACCACCAGAACAACAGCCCTTCCATGCCCAAGCCAAAGTTTGCGTGA
- the LOC116189307 gene encoding uncharacterized protein LOC116189307 codes for MAPKGEGIVEWTNDLESAFIEIMLDKFERTHTSSWKGRDWEKMNKELEEQFPGVILGAEKLKQKARRLKIQYNQFTELIEHTGVGWDGLTNTVKASPDVWDKFIKRNSNFRTFRSKGCKHYDALKTLFKASTATGALRISSTDPPKGLRTCERVEEQFLAAPNSRGEEPIDLEEGSGDSDDPVHEVDEPVVTASRRQVRKRSSNTDSLLQECIDLFKHSMNKKKKAKKCTPSKTKRSKSVTSPEKPAMHSIEAAMAVLNEMWGTISIDEYLAGSARIAEHENWRRAFMCFYDGARREWLRRLVGP; via the exons ATGGCTCCCAAGGGTGAAGGCATAGTTGAGTGGACTAATGATCTGGAGAGTGCTTTCATTGAGATCATgcttgataagtttgaaaggACACATACATCATCTTGGAAAGGGAGAGACTGGGAAAAGATGAATAAGGAACTGGAAGAGCAATTTCCTGGCGTGATTCTCGGCGCTGAAAAGCTGAAACAGAAAGCACGAAGGTTGAAGATCCAATACAATCAGTTCACCGAGCTCATTGAGCACACTGGTGTCGGTTGGGATGGCCTAACCAACACAGTAAAGGCGAGTCCCGATGTTTGGGACAAGTTTATCAAG AGGAACAGCAACTTCAGGACTTTTCGGTCCAAAGGCTGCAAGCATTATGACGCCTTAAAAACTCTGTTCAAAGCTTCGACAGCAACAGGTGCCCTACGAATTTCATCCACCGACCCACCTAAGGGCCTCAGAACTTGTGAACGTGTGGAAGAGCAATTTCTAGCAGCACCGAACAGCCGTGGGGAAGAACCAATCGATCTTGAAGAGGGCTCTGGCGATAGTGATGACCCGGTTCATGAGGTTGATGAACCAGTCGTTACAGCGTCTAGGCGTCAAGTGAGGAAAAGAAGTTCCAACACCGACTCGCTGTTGCAGGAGTGCATCGACTTGTTCAAGCATAGTatgaacaagaagaagaaagcgAAAAAGTGTACCCCTtcgaaaacaaagagaagCAAATCCGTGACGAGCCCTGAGAAACCAGCGATGCACAGCATCGAGGCAGCCATGGCTGTGCTCAATGAAATGTGGGGTACAATTTCCATAGACGAGTATCTCGCTGGTAGTGCGCGTATTGCGGAGCATGAGAACTGGCGCCGTGCGTTCATGTGCTTTTACGATGGCGCTAGGCGGGAATGGCTGCGTCGCCTTGTTGGCCCTTGA
- the LOC116189097 gene encoding LOW QUALITY PROTEIN: dehydrodolichyl diphosphate synthase 2-like (The sequence of the model RefSeq protein was modified relative to this genomic sequence to represent the inferred CDS: deleted 1 base in 1 codon; substituted 1 base at 1 genomic stop codon) codes for MKVESLPPGLRPKLMPRHVAVIIDGNGRWARRRWLPASLGHAFGALSLRDLICSKWGIRVLTVFVFSTENWSRNKVEVQFXILMGLIVRAIEFKLQIYSRDGVRISIIGDSSKLTKSLRRVLIKVEQLTKQNSQFHLIFAINYSRKSDVTQACKSIAHRVKDSLIHPEDIDEELIEKELATSCVEFPCPDLLIRTSGELRLRNFMLWQLAHTELYFTQALWPDFGKTEFVKALRSFQQRHGPYGSPND; via the exons ATGAAGGTGGAGTCGCTGCCTCCCGGCCTCCGGCCAAAGCTGATGCCAAGGCACGTTGCAGTAATCATAGATGGCAATGGCAGGTGGGCTCGCCGCCGGTGGCTGCCGGCATCGTTGGGCCATGCATTTGGAGCGCTGTCCTTGAGGGATCTCATATGTAGTAAATGGGGGATTAGGGTGCTCACTGTGTTTGTATTCTCTACCGAGAATTGGTCTCGAAACAAG GTAGAGGTTCAATTC TGAATCCTGATGGGTCTGATCGTAAGAGCGATTGAATTCAAGCTGCAGATTTATTCAAG GGATGGGGTGCGAATATCCATCATAGGAGACTCATCAAAGCTTACCAAGTCATTGCGACGAGTATTGATTAAGGTAGAGCAGTTGACAAAACAGAACTCCCAGTTCCACCTCATTTTCGCGATTAACTACAGCAGGAAATCCGACGTAACCCAGGCCTGCAAAAGTATTGCTCACAGAGTGAAAGATAGTCTCATCCATCCAGAAGACATTGATGAGGAATTGATCGAGAAAGAATTAGCAACCAGCTGCGTTGAGTTCCCTTGTCCAGATTTACTAATAAGGACAAGCGGTGAACTCCGACTGCGTAACTTCATGCTGTGGCAATTAGCCCATACCGAACTTTACTTCACCCAAGCTCTCTGGCCTGACTTCGGGAAAACTGAGTTTGTAAAGGCATTACGTTCGTTCCAACAGAGACATGGGCCGTATGGTTCACCCAACGACTAA
- the LOC116189067 gene encoding dehydrodolichyl diphosphate synthase 2-like — protein MMLFLRVPISVPQKLFCLFRWIIGALASATGVVPKEDHEDVNGRMGRRPDDLMKSEPLPHGLRRELMPRHVAVIIDCNGRRACHWGLPGSSGHEAGIRPLRELVELCGKWGIKVLTLLAFSSGNWSRSKEEVDFLMDLLERLLQSGLEIMFERRHADIHDRRLIKTSQVIATNID, from the exons ATGATGCTTTTCCTTCGAGTCCCAATTTCAGTGCCACAGAAGCTCTTCTGTCTCTTCCGATGGATAATAGGAGCGCTTGCTAGTGCCACTGGTGTGGTCCCCAAGGAGGACCATGAGGATGTCAATGGCAGAATGGGGCGCCGCCCTGATGACTTGATGAAGTCAGAGCCACTTCCTCATGGCCTCCGGAGAGAGCTGATGCCCAGGCATGTCGCAGTAATCATCGACTGCAATGGCAGGAGGGCATGCCACTGGGGGTTGCCGGGGTCATCGGGCCACGAAGCGGGAATACGACCCTTAAGGGAGCTCGTTGAACTATGTGGTAAATGGGGCATTAAGGTGCTTACACTGCTTGCATTCTCTTCCGGGAACTGGTCTCGGTCTAAG GAAGAGGTCGACTTCTTGATGGATTTGCTTGAAAGACTACTACAATCTGGGCTTGAGATAATGTTTGAG AGAAGGCATGCGGATATCCACGATAGGAGACTCATCAAAACTTCCCAAGTCATTGCAACAAATATTGACTAA